The Mytilus edulis chromosome 12, xbMytEdul2.2, whole genome shotgun sequence genome contains a region encoding:
- the LOC139498013 gene encoding uncharacterized protein encodes MTEERITRKLSIHMEQDVMDSDDKDDETSPIDDDIIHTVTKLLKFGKNGMNSPDHIEMSLCQILQAERNHWKDKTDAAMNEIDRQHRETLANQVSLQNLMDMLHFNKRKISHANLKIDNSITEENASVDDMLDTLKYRIINLKQMAGIIDEMDETEPQDKLLKYSDRDIEYLKNAIAKAHWEKESIQKQLTERVNEVKWLTSELDNVKMHMHKLQEVVKKYNEAHTGTNFHLNEVKSEVPKSPGRTIKHCTAPLSSRQRTYIEGDWLQGYPNPIDESSALKTRLQAHIYSNKNGNSKMGVAQCLRCQKLFKPKENSSKSCRYHPKGREITEQYDVNGKLVHVVYKWACCKKGLDSAGCIYGHHV; translated from the coding sequence ATGACAGAGGAGAGAATAACAAGGAAGTTATCCATTCATATGGAGCAAGATGTTATGGACTCTGATGACAAGGATGACGAGACGTCTCCCATAGATGACGATATCATTCACACTGTTACAAAATTACTGAAATTCGGTAAAAACGGCATGAATTCCCCCGACCATATAGAAATGTCTTTGTGTCAAATTCTTCAAGCTGAACGGAATCACTGGAAAGATAAAACAGACGCTGCAATGAATGAGATCGATCGACAACACAGAGAAACGCTCGCCAATCAAGTTTCGTTACAAAATTTGATGGATATGTTACATTTCAATAAACGAAAAATAAGTCACgctaatctaaaaatagacaacaGCATCACAGAAGAGAATGCATCTGTAGATGACATGCTGGATACACTGAAATACAGGATAATAAACCTAAAACAAATGGCGGGAATCATAGACGAAATGGATGAGACAGAACCACAGGATAAACTACTTAAATATTCCGACAGAGATATTGAATATCTGAAAAATGCTATTGCTAAAGCTCACTGGGAAAAAGAATCAATTCAAAAACAACTAACGGAAAGAGTCAACGAGGTTAAATGGCTGACCTCCGAACTGGATAATGTTAAAATGCACATGCATAAATTACAAGAAGTTGTAAAAAAATACAATGAAGCCCACACTGGGACAAACTTTCATTTAAATGAGGTAAAGAGTGAAGTTCCTAAGAGCCCTGGAAGAACAATTAAACACTGTACAGCGCCATTGAGCTCTCGGCAGAGAACTTATATTGAAGGCGATTGGTTGCAAGGATATCCAAATCCAATCGACGAATCATCAGCTCTAAAAACACGCCTACAAGCGCATATCTATTCAAATAAAAACGGAAATTCTAAAATGGGAGTAGCTCAGTGTTTGAGATGTCAGAAACTATTCAAACCAAAAGAAAATTCCAGCAAGTCTTGCCGCTATCACCCAAAAGGTCGGGAAATCACAGAACAATACGATGTAAATGGGAAACTTGTGCACGTTGTATATAAATGGGCTTGCTGTAAAAAAGGACTGGACTCAGCAGGCTGTATCTATGGTCACCATGTTTAA